Genomic window (Helianthus annuus cultivar XRQ/B chromosome 3, HanXRQr2.0-SUNRISE, whole genome shotgun sequence):
TCGGGCTCATGCTCGTTTATTAAAATGAGCTTCATTTTGGGTTCAAGGTCGTTTAAGCTCACGAGCGGATCTGCTAGTTTACACCCCTACTAATCAAAATTACTTTATTAAATGCTATGTGATTTGTAATAATCAGTTTCATAACACAACAAAAAAATGATATGATTGATGTGTGTTGTACGATATGAACCTGTGTGACGATAACATTTAGCGGCACAGTGCTGTAGCTACACCAAAACTGAACAAGAACCCTGCAACAAAGATGATATAACCATAGATAAAGATGCGATAACGTGtcggtttttttttcttttaacacaaaggttggttctaTATAATACAAAAAGTATTGAAAGGGAGTACATACCCACAAGTCAGCCTAATAATTATCATTGCATGGTTCTTCATGAAACACGACCGTTGTTTGAATCCCCACTGCACAAATCAAGATGACGGTTTCATAAATGTTGCTCACGCGATATAATATAGATAagtgagaggggggggggggtacttACCACAGACCAGATGAATGTTGCCATCTCAAAAGCATTCTGTAGATGAACAAGGTAAGAGTAAGAATCATAGGAAGTTAATTACTATCTATATGCCGAAAGTCGGAAAATGTATGGGTTGACCGTTGACTTTTGTGAGTCAAATGGGTTGCTTTTTGACTTGAAGATAATGAGTTATTAGTGAAATACTATTGTTATCTTGGCCTTTTATTATCTGTGACAAATAACAGAAGTGAAAAGTTTACCTGAAAGGAGATGAACTGTATCAACCGCAGTAGTATTTCGGGTTTACCGAACCAGAAAAGCTCGTCACGCGGCTTCACTTGAGTTCCTCCAACAGACGGGCCACGTGGTTCTACTATTTCAAGTGCCAACAAGGACACAACATGCTGAAGTTTTGTTCCCACCAGTAACACTAGCTTTTAACCAAAAGAGGTAAAACTTTACGATGAATACACCAAGTAGCATACAGGATCGATACATCAATTAGGGGTGGCAAGTTGGGTcacgggtcaaaacgggttccgattaaaacaatgtattttttCGTAAGGGTCAAAACGGGCCGGGTCAGCTTGGATTGACCAATATGCAACAAGTCAACAACCACATTTTGTTTGTTTAATTTTCTTCTTTTATAAATAACTAAACCATTGAAAGAAAATGATTTAAGAAGTTGTATGCATTAATAAGAGTTTAGGCTACATTCAGCCTGTTTGACCCGTTCCCCTTTTAACTAACGTTTTTTATTTGAGCCGTATGAAATAAACACAACCCAAATCTACCCCTTCACAAAACACGTCAACTTACAATCGCGGGGACAAAAGAAATCCAGAAGTAAATGTTAAGACCTGAAAATACCCTCAAACATCAAGAACGCGTCACAAAGTTACGTACAtttgttatgaaaaaaaaagGATAATAACTATTACCATGAATGTTTACAAAGATGCATATTATGGCATATCCCCAAAGTGGCCAGCTGCAAAATGAGTTGCAGAAATTCAGAAATTATATAAAACTTCGACATTATTAtaaaatgagttaattactgttttcgtccctgtggtttgtcaaaaatcactatttcagtccattagtttaaaatttgcgatttcagtccctgtggtttcactttcgtaaccatttcaatccctgtggtctgttaagtacagggactgaaatggttacgaaagtgaaaccacaaggactgaaattgcaatttttaaactaatggactgaaatagtgatttttgacaaaccagagggacgaaaacagtaattaactcttataaaATATTTAACTGCAATGCAACAAGATCATGAGGCATACCTAATTCCCACAATTTCATAAAATTCATCTTCCATGCTTCGGACCATATAGTTGTGGAAGTTATAAGACAGCGGCAAGTTATGAGTCTGAAATTACAGAATTGCCATTTAGGTGATCTTGCAAGAATGAAGTTTACTTGAAGAGACAAAAAGAAGGACGAAGATGAAGTCAAATACCCACGGTGATGAAACCTAACCGCAATGCCAGATAATCCGACTTCTGCATTGGACTTTTGAATTGTCTTAGAAAGCATAGCtgaaaataacaataaaaatCCACCTTTATCATTATACACACAACAAACTGAATCTTGAGGTTATAAATATGTCTCATAACAACATGTTAAGAACGATTCGTACCATCCATATGAGAATCCGACTCCTGCTCCATGGATGAGATGCATGATGCTTAATGAAAGTAACTTGGCGTCTCATCACCTTTATCTTCCTTGCTATAAGCAAAAAAATATATCACATGTAATCAAATGAACACCGTTTGTATATCTTTGTTATTCGTCTAAGGAATGTTATAACGTTTATCGTTGTGTGGGTCCCATAATATGGCGCCAAAGGGAATGATGATGTGATTCTAGTCATGTTTACGTAACGCGATGACACAAAAAAGAGGAAACGAAATCTAGCTCTACACTAATTacttttaaacaaataaaaataaaagtgtTTGGGCCGACCCAACAAGACCCGTACATGTCCATACCTTGCAGGTTTTCGGGGGCCGATTGGCTAGCTTGGTATTCCCATTTCCTCCAACTGTATATCTGCAAATGCATATGCTAGAAACTTAATATAAACTAGTTGTAGTAGCCCATGGACATAATTCAAAGGGATTCAAGAAACACTGTACCTTGATCATGGCTAAACCAACCGACACGCAACTATAGAGAACATGAGTTATCCCGAGAACAAACAAGAATCGATGAAGCTGCTCAAGACCTTCATAAGAAACAAACGGTTCTCGTCCCTGCAAATACAATTCAAAACAAATTTAGTCATTATTCCTCTCGGGTAAAACCACAAAAAAGATCAAAAGGAAACAGGTCAAACGGGCCGAAAGTGGTCCAATGTTTTATTTAATTCATAGAACCTCTTAAATCATTTATTCGAATAAATACATTTTTttatgagtaaaatgccatt
Coding sequences:
- the LOC110928854 gene encoding MLO-like protein 4 — encoded protein: MVEDLIREGRSLAETPTWAVATTITFMVFACLLVQRSIYRFGKWLKKTRRKALLASLEKIKEELMLLGLISLLLGQWAHLISQICVDSSLFSSKFFLCSKEDFEMDKMVVFKRLLSSFSNETDIPPEGLHAHPSHQCGEGREPFVSYEGLEQLHRFLFVLGITHVLYSCVSVGLAMIKIYSWRKWEYQASQSAPENLQARKIKVMRRQVTFIKHHASHPWSRSRILIWMLCFLRQFKSPMQKSDYLALRLGFITTHNLPLSYNFHNYMVRSMEDEFYEIVGISWPLWGYAIICIFVNIHGLNIYFWISFVPAILVLLVGTKLQHVVSLLALEIVEPRGPSVGGTQVKPRDELFWFGKPEILLRLIQFISFQNAFEMATFIWSVWGFKQRSCFMKNHAMIIIRLTCGVLVQFWCSYSTVPLNVIVTQMGSRVKKALIAESVRDSLHSWCKRVKERSRALQSVATRSTCSLGSTIDEGDEVITVASGTLSQSSSTGTLNHLDDQQDSNPLPEQELSFRMSEYLSDTMRHVAPNEDIEEEDNDEGKVETLEELFQKHDQK